From Streptomyces chrestomyceticus JCM 4735, one genomic window encodes:
- the pepN gene encoding aminopeptidase N encodes MPGENLTRDEARERAALLSVDGYDVALDLRSAVLEGEAARTFRSRTTLRFRCAEPGAATFADLVAPAVTAVTLNGRELDPAEVFDGTRVALADLAAENTLVVDAQCAYSRTGEGLHRFVDPEDGEVYLYTQYEPADARRVFANFEQPDLKAPFRFEVTAPDGWVVLSNGAPEGEPAAGTYRFAETRPISTYITAVVAGPYHYVSDTYRRTLADGTELEIPLGALCRKGLSRHFDPADIFTVTKQGLDFFHEHFDYPYPFGKYDQAFVPEYNIGAMENPGCVTFREEFVFRGKVTEASYERRANVILHEMAHMWFGDLVTMRWWDDLWLKESFADFMGALSLVEATRFTNGWITFANGRKAWAYRADQLPSTHPVTADIRDLEDAKLNFDGITYAKGAAVLKQLVAYVGRDAFLEGARRYFKRHAYGNTRLTDLLSVLEETSGRDLATWSRAWLETAGVNALTPQATYDAEGRITELSILQEAAPERPELRPHRVAVGLYRRENADGALVRYARAELDVSGPRTVVTELTGADRPELILVNDDDLTYCKVRFDERSLATLRGHLGEITEPLSRALCWSAVWGLTRDGLMPARDYLDLVLRFAGRESDIGVLQSLHAQAGYALAHYTAPEHRDLAARELAQGALHELRLAEPGSGHQLSWARFFASVATTAADLQLLQGLLDGTAKIDGLDVDQELRWTFLEPLTAHGAADQAALDAELRRDDTASGRRHHVRCLAARPSAEVKARAWADVVESDELSNALVEATISGFAQGSQRELTAPYAPKYFAAVERVWRERSIEIGMAVVRGLFPAHQDRQETLDAADAWLSGHPDAPPALRRLVSEARDDLARALRAQSCDAQAAR; translated from the coding sequence GTGCCCGGTGAGAATCTGACCCGAGACGAGGCCCGGGAGCGGGCCGCACTGCTGAGCGTCGACGGGTACGACGTGGCCCTGGACCTGCGGTCGGCGGTCCTGGAGGGCGAGGCCGCGCGCACCTTCCGCTCGCGCACCACCCTCCGCTTCCGCTGCGCCGAGCCCGGCGCCGCCACCTTCGCGGACCTGGTGGCGCCGGCCGTCACCGCCGTCACCCTCAACGGGCGGGAGCTGGACCCGGCGGAGGTCTTCGACGGCACCCGGGTCGCCCTGGCGGACCTGGCCGCGGAGAACACCCTGGTGGTCGACGCGCAGTGCGCGTACAGCCGGACCGGTGAGGGCCTGCACCGCTTCGTCGACCCGGAGGACGGCGAGGTCTACCTCTACACGCAGTACGAGCCCGCGGACGCCCGGCGGGTCTTCGCCAACTTCGAACAGCCCGACCTGAAGGCGCCGTTCCGCTTCGAGGTGACCGCGCCCGACGGCTGGGTGGTGCTCAGCAACGGCGCCCCGGAGGGCGAGCCCGCGGCGGGCACGTACCGGTTCGCCGAGACGCGGCCGATCTCGACGTACATCACGGCCGTCGTCGCCGGCCCGTACCACTACGTCTCCGACACCTACCGGCGCACCCTCGCCGACGGCACGGAGCTGGAGATCCCGCTCGGCGCGCTGTGCCGCAAGGGCCTGTCCCGGCACTTCGACCCGGCGGACATCTTCACCGTCACCAAGCAGGGCCTGGACTTCTTCCACGAGCACTTCGACTACCCGTACCCCTTCGGCAAGTACGACCAGGCGTTCGTGCCCGAGTACAACATCGGCGCGATGGAGAACCCCGGCTGTGTGACCTTCCGCGAGGAGTTCGTCTTCCGCGGCAAGGTGACCGAGGCGTCCTACGAGCGCCGCGCCAACGTCATCCTGCACGAGATGGCCCACATGTGGTTCGGCGACCTGGTCACCATGCGGTGGTGGGACGACCTGTGGCTCAAGGAGTCGTTCGCCGACTTCATGGGCGCGCTGTCCTTGGTGGAGGCGACCCGCTTCACCAACGGCTGGATCACCTTCGCCAACGGCCGCAAGGCCTGGGCGTACCGCGCCGACCAGCTCCCGTCCACCCACCCGGTCACCGCCGACATCCGTGACCTGGAGGACGCCAAGCTCAACTTCGACGGCATCACGTACGCCAAGGGCGCGGCCGTCCTCAAGCAGTTGGTCGCGTACGTCGGGCGGGACGCGTTCCTGGAGGGCGCGCGGCGCTACTTCAAGCGGCACGCGTACGGCAACACCCGCCTGACCGACCTGCTGTCCGTCCTGGAGGAGACCTCCGGACGCGACCTGGCCACCTGGTCGCGCGCCTGGCTGGAGACGGCGGGCGTCAACGCGCTCACGCCGCAGGCCACGTACGACGCCGAAGGCCGTATCACCGAGCTGAGCATCCTCCAGGAAGCCGCCCCCGAGCGCCCCGAACTGCGCCCGCACCGGGTCGCCGTGGGCCTGTACCGGCGGGAGAACGCGGACGGTGCCCTGGTCCGCTACGCCCGCGCCGAGCTGGACGTCTCCGGCCCGCGCACCGTCGTCACCGAACTGACCGGCGCCGACCGCCCGGAGCTGATCCTGGTCAACGACGACGACCTGACGTACTGCAAGGTCCGCTTCGACGAGCGGTCGCTGGCCACGCTCCGCGGCCACCTCGGCGAGATCACCGAACCGCTGTCGCGCGCGCTGTGCTGGTCCGCGGTGTGGGGCCTGACCCGCGACGGACTGATGCCCGCCCGCGACTACCTCGACCTGGTACTGCGCTTCGCGGGCCGCGAGTCGGACATCGGCGTGCTCCAGTCGCTGCACGCCCAGGCCGGTTACGCGCTCGCGCACTACACGGCCCCCGAACACCGCGACCTGGCCGCGCGGGAGCTGGCCCAGGGCGCGCTGCACGAACTGCGGCTGGCCGAGCCGGGCAGCGGACACCAGCTCTCCTGGGCCCGGTTCTTCGCCTCGGTGGCCACCACGGCCGCCGACCTCCAGCTCCTCCAGGGCCTGCTGGACGGCACCGCGAAGATCGACGGTCTGGACGTCGACCAGGAGCTGCGCTGGACGTTCCTGGAGCCGCTGACCGCGCACGGTGCGGCCGACCAGGCCGCGCTCGACGCCGAACTGCGCCGCGACGACACCGCCTCGGGCCGCCGCCACCACGTACGCTGCCTGGCCGCCCGGCCCTCGGCCGAGGTCAAGGCGCGGGCCTGGGCGGACGTGGTGGAGTCCGACGAGCTGTCCAACGCGCTGGTCGAGGCGACGATCTCCGGCTTCGCGCAGGGGTCGCAGCGGGAGCTGACGGCCCCGTACGCGCCGAAGTACTTCGCGGCCGTCGAGCGGGTCTGGCGGGAGCGGTCGATCGAGATCGGCATGGCCGTGGTCCGGGGCCTGTTCCCCGCCCACCAAGACCGCCAGGAGACGCTGGACGCGGCGGACGCGTGGCTGTCCGGCCACCCGGACGCGCCGCCCGCGCTGCGGCGCCTGGTGTCCGAGGCGCGCGACGACCTGGCGCGGGCGCTGCGGGCGCAGTCCTGCGACGCGCAGGCCGCGCGGTAG
- a CDS encoding DsbA family protein has product MSQTAAATDRTPADFWFDPSCPWAWLTSRWMLEVEKVRPVDVRWHVMSLGVLNEDKLDQLPEEYREKNRPGGVVWAPVRVCVAAEREHGQEALARLYTALGTRFHNQGLPRTRETIVAALEEAGLPAELAEAADTDAYDKELRASHKAGIDLVGQEVGTPVIAVPGADGAQIAFFGPVVTPAPKGEQAAQLWDGTLMVASIPGFYEIKRTRTQGPVFD; this is encoded by the coding sequence GTGTCCCAGACCGCTGCCGCAACCGACCGGACCCCGGCCGATTTCTGGTTCGACCCGTCCTGCCCGTGGGCCTGGCTGACCTCCCGCTGGATGCTGGAGGTGGAGAAGGTGCGCCCGGTGGACGTGCGCTGGCACGTGATGAGCCTCGGCGTGCTGAACGAGGACAAACTCGACCAGCTTCCCGAGGAGTACCGGGAGAAGAACCGTCCCGGCGGCGTGGTGTGGGCGCCGGTGCGGGTGTGCGTCGCCGCCGAGCGGGAGCACGGCCAGGAGGCGCTGGCCCGCCTCTACACCGCGCTCGGCACCCGCTTCCACAACCAGGGCCTGCCGCGTACGAGGGAGACGATCGTGGCCGCGCTGGAGGAGGCCGGACTGCCCGCCGAGCTGGCCGAGGCGGCGGACACCGACGCGTACGACAAGGAACTGCGCGCCTCGCACAAGGCGGGCATCGACCTGGTGGGCCAGGAGGTCGGCACCCCGGTCATCGCCGTCCCCGGCGCCGACGGCGCGCAGATCGCCTTCTTCGGCCCGGTCGTCACCCCGGCCCCGAAGGGCGAGCAGGCCGCACAGCTCTGGGACGGCACGCTGATGGTCGCGTCCATCCCGGGCTTCTACGAGATCAAGCGGACGCGGACGCAGGGGCCGGTCTTCGACTGA
- a CDS encoding superoxide dismutase, translated as MATYNLPELPYDYAALEPVISPEIIELHHDKHHAAYVKGANDTLEQLAEARDKDQWGSINGLEKNLAFHLSGHILHSIYWHNMTGDGGGEPLDKDGVGELADAIAENFGSFAKFKAQLTKAAATTQGSGWGVLAYEPITGRLIVEQIYDHQGNVGQGSVPILVFDAWEHAFYLQYKNQKVDFIEAMWRVVNWQDVAKRYAAAKERSNVLLIAP; from the coding sequence ATGGCCACCTACAATCTTCCGGAACTTCCGTACGACTACGCGGCGCTCGAACCCGTCATCAGCCCTGAGATCATCGAGCTGCACCACGACAAGCACCACGCCGCGTACGTCAAGGGCGCCAACGACACCCTGGAGCAGCTCGCCGAGGCGCGCGACAAGGACCAGTGGGGCTCCATCAACGGCCTGGAGAAGAACCTCGCGTTCCACCTCTCCGGCCACATCCTGCACAGCATCTACTGGCACAACATGACCGGTGACGGCGGCGGCGAGCCGCTGGACAAGGACGGCGTGGGCGAGCTGGCGGACGCCATCGCGGAGAACTTCGGCTCGTTCGCCAAGTTCAAGGCCCAGTTGACCAAGGCCGCGGCCACCACCCAGGGCTCCGGCTGGGGCGTCCTGGCCTACGAGCCGATCACCGGCCGCCTGATCGTCGAGCAGATCTACGACCACCAGGGCAACGTCGGCCAGGGCTCGGTCCCGATCCTGGTCTTCGACGCCTGGGAGCACGCCTTCTACCTGCAGTACAAGAACCAGAAGGTGGACTTCATCGAGGCGATGTGGCGCGTCGTCAACTGGCAGGACGTCGCCAAGCGCTACGCGGCCGCCAAGGAGCGCTCCAACGTACTGCTGATCGCTCCCTGA
- a CDS encoding amino acid permease, whose product MNRTPSSSTPERERTGQVPGAGPGADGTGSAADPGNGAPLSNGLKQRHLSMIALGGVIGAGLFVGSKEGIAAAGPSIVLAYAVSGCLVMLVMRMLGEMAAASPASGSFSVHAGRSIGPWAGLTTGWMFTAQLCVAVAAEAIGAAGIMTGWFPGTQPWMWVLLFMVVFCGANLAAVSNFGEFEFWFAALKITAIGIFLVLGLLAIFGVLPGTSAPGVAHLSGDGGFLPNGSDGLVIGLLASVFAYGGLETVTIAAAESKDPVRGVARAVRTAMWRIALFYVGSMAVIVTVIPWNNADIAKNGPYVAVLDYLDIPAAGQIMNVVILIALLSAMNANIYGSSRMAHSLSVRGQGPRFLRTVSGGVPRRAVILCSAFGFLAVLFSYWWPETVFQWLLNMVGAAILVVWGFIAVAQLRMRRRLEREEPGKLVVRMWLFPVLTWVALAGVVAVLLLMLRDENQRVQLYFTGGFAVVLVAVGLAKQRMARQKDAG is encoded by the coding sequence ATGAATCGGACACCTTCGTCCAGCACGCCCGAGCGCGAGCGGACCGGCCAGGTCCCGGGCGCCGGGCCGGGCGCGGACGGCACCGGCAGCGCGGCGGACCCGGGCAACGGCGCCCCGCTGTCCAACGGACTCAAGCAGCGCCATCTGTCGATGATCGCGCTCGGCGGGGTGATCGGCGCCGGGCTGTTCGTCGGCTCCAAGGAGGGCATCGCGGCGGCCGGCCCGTCGATCGTGCTCGCCTACGCCGTCTCCGGCTGCCTGGTGATGCTGGTGATGCGGATGCTCGGCGAGATGGCGGCGGCCAGCCCCGCCTCCGGCTCCTTCTCCGTGCACGCCGGGCGCTCGATCGGCCCGTGGGCGGGCCTGACCACCGGCTGGATGTTCACCGCGCAACTGTGTGTGGCGGTGGCCGCCGAGGCGATCGGCGCCGCCGGGATCATGACCGGCTGGTTCCCCGGCACGCAGCCGTGGATGTGGGTGCTGCTGTTCATGGTGGTCTTCTGCGGCGCCAACCTGGCGGCGGTCAGCAACTTCGGCGAGTTCGAGTTCTGGTTCGCGGCTCTGAAGATCACCGCGATCGGCATCTTCCTCGTCCTGGGCCTGTTGGCCATCTTCGGCGTACTGCCCGGCACCTCCGCCCCCGGCGTCGCCCATCTGAGCGGTGACGGCGGCTTCCTTCCCAACGGCTCGGACGGCCTGGTCATCGGCCTGCTGGCCTCCGTCTTCGCCTACGGCGGCCTGGAGACGGTGACCATCGCCGCCGCCGAGTCCAAGGACCCGGTGCGCGGTGTGGCCCGCGCCGTGCGCACCGCGATGTGGCGGATCGCCCTGTTCTACGTCGGCTCGATGGCGGTCATCGTCACCGTCATTCCCTGGAACAACGCGGACATCGCCAAGAACGGTCCGTACGTCGCCGTCCTGGACTACCTGGACATCCCGGCGGCCGGGCAGATCATGAACGTCGTCATCCTGATCGCGCTGCTGTCCGCGATGAACGCCAACATCTACGGCTCCTCCCGGATGGCGCACTCGCTCTCCGTGCGCGGCCAGGGCCCGCGCTTCCTGCGCACCGTCAGCGGCGGCGTGCCGCGCCGCGCGGTGATCCTCTGCTCCGCCTTCGGGTTCCTCGCGGTGCTGTTCAGCTACTGGTGGCCGGAGACCGTCTTCCAGTGGCTGCTCAACATGGTGGGCGCGGCGATCCTGGTCGTATGGGGCTTCATCGCCGTCGCCCAGTTGCGGATGCGCCGCCGGCTGGAGCGTGAGGAGCCCGGGAAGCTGGTCGTCCGGATGTGGCTCTTCCCGGTGCTGACGTGGGTCGCGCTGGCCGGTGTGGTGGCGGTGCTGCTGCTGATGCTGCGGGACGAGAACCAGCGCGTGCAGCTCTACTTCACCGGCGGGTTCGCGGTGGTGCTCGTCGCCGTCGGTCTCGCCAAGCAGCGAATGGCGCGTCAAAAGGACGCCGGGTAA